One window of the Bombus pyrosoma isolate SC7728 linkage group LG5, ASM1482585v1, whole genome shotgun sequence genome contains the following:
- the LOC122567898 gene encoding uncharacterized protein LOC122567898 isoform X2, protein MCFVPGITFTNALKKVESIEMHDCFNMAYQDNANALQLHIKINSENLLPVSQKYNAGSLRIPADPSWPKIPQRKLTNDGDTIDPPCIVKLNGTPRNRTIVQTSLSQSPKSTVTKDSAYSSFHHQKTTSSMYTLRKFPGYVDPRFKKVTNIKKNQVTSTESLQKEVDQSNITTFTEHLHTEETEKLMPEREKTKIEKGQKLHEEKEIKSTQNYKANHILDINKELLLEKTHCTKNSELKRQDYISEGGNKNEITGKDECVKNVNSFEHISKSIVNDANTQVDITSMPVQESNGQLFFVLDKKLQSHPLSAITVPQEYVNQCYNVQLPILAMQVSTTGTSNVIQQCINHSEYQNQTKTSPLMKEESEHHIHSNQAQNKSKSLINNIKEKDIYERKNTLAVQSKEENRKSCFTPDFPENSAVSEKLPNLNIQKEQQESSDSEYYIPDINKRNIHNNVFQCLKMRKMTCDASGEETTDSEVIRKRIIFKKEFIDTNESTKKGNNINTDAIHDNIKALAHNHDKVNYISKNTDQNQSLYQNYKIGICETKGRNKSEQYLSSKKNGCTRKLCRNSEPYITFKQKKTSAKFSRKARSYFQKNSHSALVDSDYTLVWPNCQYSKYKRNHTNIHKFSKYKARNMTQHFYSVPTHKLNTNTQISNVSNLIEQNYLQSNKHIDSREEVTKSLSRACLLREHYKYEISPRSNTDDKFERSKGISPKTQELLNKSYWEYYNKLRHKIKNTSSIEQQYSYNLTMDTPEERNKGKVNEVYDQELRGQLEVNPELQTLKQCTALSTMINKALDSNLESNIVQTEQLYINDNMKTSLNHIVSAQNSNTKKISHLTTDESVTNKVRCNGYKTNDKKFLELKSIIFFGGMMYILIIFLPMLYDYFYYEEYDDYYENLSYLELVVEYIFSSFKEAFGGVFNGLKQIFFYPHACKKCTNIT, encoded by the exons atgtgttttgt tCCAGGAATTACTTTTACAAATGCTTTGAAAAAAGTGGAAAGTATTGAAATGCATGACTGCTTCAATATGGCATATCAGGATAATGCAAATGCTCTGCAATTACACATAAAAA TAAACAGTGAAAATTTATTGCCAGTTTCACAAAAGTACAATGCTGGATCATTACG TATACCAGCTGATCCTTCTTGGCCTAAAATACCGCAACGTAAATTAACTAATGATGGTGATACTATTGACCCTCCATGTATAGTCAAATTAAATGGAACTCCTAGGAATCGTACTATAGTTCAAACGTCGTTAAGTCA ATCTCCTAAATCTACAGTAACTAAAGATAGTGCATACTCTTCTTTTCATCATCAGAAAACTACTTCAAGTATGTACACTTTGAGGAAATTTCCTGGTTACGTCGATCCTcgttttaaaaa AGTGACAAATATTAAGAAGAATCAAGTTACATCAACTGAATCATTACAGAAAGAAGTGGATCAATCTAATATTACTACTTTTACAGAACATCTACAtacagaagaaacagaaaaattaatgcCTGAGAG ggAAAAAACTAAAATAGAGAAAGGACAAAAGCTtcatgaagaaaaagaaattaaatcaacACAAAATTATAAGGCAAATCATATCcttgatattaataaagaattacTATTAGAAAAAACTCATTGCACAAAAAACTCAGAATTAAAAAGACAAGATTATATTTCAGAAGGtggcaataaaaatgaaattacaggAAAAGATGAATGTGTGAAGAATGTGAACTCTTTTGAACATATATCAAAATCGATAGTTAATGATGCAAATACTCAGGTGGACATCACTTCTATGCCAGTACAA GAAAGTAATGGGCAGTTGTTTTTTGTGTTAGACAAAAAACTGCAATCACATCCTCTAAGTGCAATTACTGTTCCTCAAGAATATGTAAATCAGTGCTATAATGTACAACTTCCAATTCTCGCAATGCAAGTATCTACTACAGGAACAAGTAATGTGATACAACAATGTATAAATCATTCGGAATACCAGAACCAAACCAAAACTTCACCTTTAATGAAGGAAGAATCTGAGCACCATATTCATTCAAACCAGGCACAGAATAAAAGCAAATCCCTCATTaaca atattaaagaaaaggaTATCTATGAGAGAAAAAACACATTAGCGGTACaaagtaaagaagaaaatagaaaaagttgTTTCACACCAGACTTTCCAGAAAATTCAGCTGTTTCTGAAAAATTgccaaatttaaatattcagaaaGAACAACAAGAATCTAGCGATTCCGAATATTATATTcccgatataaataaaagaaacatacaTAATAATGTTTTCCAGTgtttaaaaatgagaaaaatgacATGTGATGCAAGTGGTGAAGAAACAACAGATTCTGAAgttattagaaaaagaattatatttaaaaaagaatttattgatACAAATGAATCCACAAAGAaaggtaataatattaatactgaCGCTATACATGATAATATCAAAGCTTTAGCTCACAATCatgataaagtaaattatatatcaaaaaatacTGATCAAAATCAAtctttatatcaaaattacaaaatcggTATCTGTGAGACAAAAGGTAGAAATAAATCCGAGCAATATttatcttctaaaaaaaatgGATGTACCAGGAAACTTTGTCGCAATTCAGAACCATATATCACATTTAAGCAAAAAAAGACATCAGCAAAATTTTCTAGGAAAGCTAGAtcttattttcaaaagaattcTCATTCAGCATTAGTAGATTCTGATTATACTTTAGTATGGCCTAATTGTCAATATAGCAAATACAAACGCAATCatacaaatattcataaattcagTAAGTATAAGGCAAGAAATATGactcaacatttttattctgttcCTACACACAAACTAAATACGAATACACAAATTAGTAATGTCTCGAATcttattgaacaaaattatttgcaaagcAATAAACATATAGATTCAAGGGAAGAAGTTACTAAAAGTTTATCACGGGCATGTTTGCTAAGAGAACATTACAAGTATGAAATTTCTCCAAGATCAAATACAgatgataaatttgaaagatcAAAAGGTATTTCACCAAAAACCCAAGAATTGCTAAATAAAAGTTACTGGGagtattataacaaattgagacacaaaataaagaatacaaGTAGTATAGAACAgcaatattcatataatttaacaatggATACAcctgaagaaagaaataaagggaAAGTAAATGAAGTATATGATCAGGAATTAAGAGGTCAATTAGAAGTAAATCCTGAACTTCAAACGTTAAAACAATGCACAGCTCTTTCTACTATGATTAATAAAGCATT AGACTCGAATCTTGAATCAAATATTGTGCAAACAGaacaattatacataaatgataatatGAAAACATCATTAAATCATATAGTCAGTGCGCAAAATTCTAATACAAAGAAGATTTCACATTTAACTACAGATGAATCTGTTACTAATAAAGTAAGATGTAATGGATATAAAacgaatgataaaaaatttttggAACTTAAATCCATTA ttttttttgGTGGTATGatgtatattctaataatatttttaccaatGTTGTATgactatttttattacgaagaatATGATGACTACTATGAAAATTTAAGTTATTTGGAACTGGTAgtggaatatattttctcttcatttAAAGAAGCATTTGGAGGTGTATTCAATggtttaaaacaaatttttttttatcca CATGCATGTAAGAAATGCACCAATATCACATAA
- the LOC122567898 gene encoding uncharacterized protein LOC122567898 isoform X3 yields the protein MCFVPGITFTNALKKVESIEMHDCFNMAYQDNANALQLHIKISQKYNAGSLRIPADPSWPKIPQRKLTNDGDTIDPPCIVKLNGTPRNRTIVQTSLSQSPKSTVTKDSAYSSFHHQKTTSSMYTLRKFPGYVDPRFKNRVTNIKKNQVTSTESLQKEVDQSNITTFTEHLHTEETEKLMPEREKTKIEKGQKLHEEKEIKSTQNYKANHILDINKELLLEKTHCTKNSELKRQDYISEGGNKNEITGKDECVKNVNSFEHISKSIVNDANTQVDITSMPVQESNGQLFFVLDKKLQSHPLSAITVPQEYVNQCYNVQLPILAMQVSTTGTSNVIQQCINHSEYQNQTKTSPLMKEESEHHIHSNQAQNKSKSLINNIKEKDIYERKNTLAVQSKEENRKSCFTPDFPENSAVSEKLPNLNIQKEQQESSDSEYYIPDINKRNIHNNVFQCLKMRKMTCDASGEETTDSEVIRKRIIFKKEFIDTNESTKKGNNINTDAIHDNIKALAHNHDKVNYISKNTDQNQSLYQNYKIGICETKGRNKSEQYLSSKKNGCTRKLCRNSEPYITFKQKKTSAKFSRKARSYFQKNSHSALVDSDYTLVWPNCQYSKYKRNHTNIHKFSKYKARNMTQHFYSVPTHKLNTNTQISNVSNLIEQNYLQSNKHIDSREEVTKSLSRACLLREHYKYEISPRSNTDDKFERSKGISPKTQELLNKSYWEYYNKLRHKIKNTSSIEQQYSYNLTMDTPEERNKGKVNEVYDQELRGQLEVNPELQTLKQCTALSTMINKALDSNLESNIVQTEQLYINDNMKTSLNHIVSAQNSNTKKISHLTTDESVTNKVRCNGYKTNDKKFLELKSIIFFGGMMYILIIFLPMLYDYFYYEEYDDYYENLSYLELVVEYIFSSFKEAFGGVFNGLKQIFFYPHACKKCTNIT from the exons atgtgttttgt tCCAGGAATTACTTTTACAAATGCTTTGAAAAAAGTGGAAAGTATTGAAATGCATGACTGCTTCAATATGGCATATCAGGATAATGCAAATGCTCTGCAATTACACATAAAAA TTTCACAAAAGTACAATGCTGGATCATTACG TATACCAGCTGATCCTTCTTGGCCTAAAATACCGCAACGTAAATTAACTAATGATGGTGATACTATTGACCCTCCATGTATAGTCAAATTAAATGGAACTCCTAGGAATCGTACTATAGTTCAAACGTCGTTAAGTCA ATCTCCTAAATCTACAGTAACTAAAGATAGTGCATACTCTTCTTTTCATCATCAGAAAACTACTTCAAGTATGTACACTTTGAGGAAATTTCCTGGTTACGTCGATCCTcgttttaaaaa cagAGTGACAAATATTAAGAAGAATCAAGTTACATCAACTGAATCATTACAGAAAGAAGTGGATCAATCTAATATTACTACTTTTACAGAACATCTACAtacagaagaaacagaaaaattaatgcCTGAGAG ggAAAAAACTAAAATAGAGAAAGGACAAAAGCTtcatgaagaaaaagaaattaaatcaacACAAAATTATAAGGCAAATCATATCcttgatattaataaagaattacTATTAGAAAAAACTCATTGCACAAAAAACTCAGAATTAAAAAGACAAGATTATATTTCAGAAGGtggcaataaaaatgaaattacaggAAAAGATGAATGTGTGAAGAATGTGAACTCTTTTGAACATATATCAAAATCGATAGTTAATGATGCAAATACTCAGGTGGACATCACTTCTATGCCAGTACAA GAAAGTAATGGGCAGTTGTTTTTTGTGTTAGACAAAAAACTGCAATCACATCCTCTAAGTGCAATTACTGTTCCTCAAGAATATGTAAATCAGTGCTATAATGTACAACTTCCAATTCTCGCAATGCAAGTATCTACTACAGGAACAAGTAATGTGATACAACAATGTATAAATCATTCGGAATACCAGAACCAAACCAAAACTTCACCTTTAATGAAGGAAGAATCTGAGCACCATATTCATTCAAACCAGGCACAGAATAAAAGCAAATCCCTCATTaaca atattaaagaaaaggaTATCTATGAGAGAAAAAACACATTAGCGGTACaaagtaaagaagaaaatagaaaaagttgTTTCACACCAGACTTTCCAGAAAATTCAGCTGTTTCTGAAAAATTgccaaatttaaatattcagaaaGAACAACAAGAATCTAGCGATTCCGAATATTATATTcccgatataaataaaagaaacatacaTAATAATGTTTTCCAGTgtttaaaaatgagaaaaatgacATGTGATGCAAGTGGTGAAGAAACAACAGATTCTGAAgttattagaaaaagaattatatttaaaaaagaatttattgatACAAATGAATCCACAAAGAaaggtaataatattaatactgaCGCTATACATGATAATATCAAAGCTTTAGCTCACAATCatgataaagtaaattatatatcaaaaaatacTGATCAAAATCAAtctttatatcaaaattacaaaatcggTATCTGTGAGACAAAAGGTAGAAATAAATCCGAGCAATATttatcttctaaaaaaaatgGATGTACCAGGAAACTTTGTCGCAATTCAGAACCATATATCACATTTAAGCAAAAAAAGACATCAGCAAAATTTTCTAGGAAAGCTAGAtcttattttcaaaagaattcTCATTCAGCATTAGTAGATTCTGATTATACTTTAGTATGGCCTAATTGTCAATATAGCAAATACAAACGCAATCatacaaatattcataaattcagTAAGTATAAGGCAAGAAATATGactcaacatttttattctgttcCTACACACAAACTAAATACGAATACACAAATTAGTAATGTCTCGAATcttattgaacaaaattatttgcaaagcAATAAACATATAGATTCAAGGGAAGAAGTTACTAAAAGTTTATCACGGGCATGTTTGCTAAGAGAACATTACAAGTATGAAATTTCTCCAAGATCAAATACAgatgataaatttgaaagatcAAAAGGTATTTCACCAAAAACCCAAGAATTGCTAAATAAAAGTTACTGGGagtattataacaaattgagacacaaaataaagaatacaaGTAGTATAGAACAgcaatattcatataatttaacaatggATACAcctgaagaaagaaataaagggaAAGTAAATGAAGTATATGATCAGGAATTAAGAGGTCAATTAGAAGTAAATCCTGAACTTCAAACGTTAAAACAATGCACAGCTCTTTCTACTATGATTAATAAAGCATT AGACTCGAATCTTGAATCAAATATTGTGCAAACAGaacaattatacataaatgataatatGAAAACATCATTAAATCATATAGTCAGTGCGCAAAATTCTAATACAAAGAAGATTTCACATTTAACTACAGATGAATCTGTTACTAATAAAGTAAGATGTAATGGATATAAAacgaatgataaaaaatttttggAACTTAAATCCATTA ttttttttgGTGGTATGatgtatattctaataatatttttaccaatGTTGTATgactatttttattacgaagaatATGATGACTACTATGAAAATTTAAGTTATTTGGAACTGGTAgtggaatatattttctcttcatttAAAGAAGCATTTGGAGGTGTATTCAATggtttaaaacaaatttttttttatcca CATGCATGTAAGAAATGCACCAATATCACATAA
- the LOC122567898 gene encoding uncharacterized protein LOC122567898 isoform X1 produces the protein MCFVPGITFTNALKKVESIEMHDCFNMAYQDNANALQLHIKINSENLLPVSQKYNAGSLRIPADPSWPKIPQRKLTNDGDTIDPPCIVKLNGTPRNRTIVQTSLSQSPKSTVTKDSAYSSFHHQKTTSSMYTLRKFPGYVDPRFKNRVTNIKKNQVTSTESLQKEVDQSNITTFTEHLHTEETEKLMPEREKTKIEKGQKLHEEKEIKSTQNYKANHILDINKELLLEKTHCTKNSELKRQDYISEGGNKNEITGKDECVKNVNSFEHISKSIVNDANTQVDITSMPVQESNGQLFFVLDKKLQSHPLSAITVPQEYVNQCYNVQLPILAMQVSTTGTSNVIQQCINHSEYQNQTKTSPLMKEESEHHIHSNQAQNKSKSLINNIKEKDIYERKNTLAVQSKEENRKSCFTPDFPENSAVSEKLPNLNIQKEQQESSDSEYYIPDINKRNIHNNVFQCLKMRKMTCDASGEETTDSEVIRKRIIFKKEFIDTNESTKKGNNINTDAIHDNIKALAHNHDKVNYISKNTDQNQSLYQNYKIGICETKGRNKSEQYLSSKKNGCTRKLCRNSEPYITFKQKKTSAKFSRKARSYFQKNSHSALVDSDYTLVWPNCQYSKYKRNHTNIHKFSKYKARNMTQHFYSVPTHKLNTNTQISNVSNLIEQNYLQSNKHIDSREEVTKSLSRACLLREHYKYEISPRSNTDDKFERSKGISPKTQELLNKSYWEYYNKLRHKIKNTSSIEQQYSYNLTMDTPEERNKGKVNEVYDQELRGQLEVNPELQTLKQCTALSTMINKALDSNLESNIVQTEQLYINDNMKTSLNHIVSAQNSNTKKISHLTTDESVTNKVRCNGYKTNDKKFLELKSIIFFGGMMYILIIFLPMLYDYFYYEEYDDYYENLSYLELVVEYIFSSFKEAFGGVFNGLKQIFFYPHACKKCTNIT, from the exons atgtgttttgt tCCAGGAATTACTTTTACAAATGCTTTGAAAAAAGTGGAAAGTATTGAAATGCATGACTGCTTCAATATGGCATATCAGGATAATGCAAATGCTCTGCAATTACACATAAAAA TAAACAGTGAAAATTTATTGCCAGTTTCACAAAAGTACAATGCTGGATCATTACG TATACCAGCTGATCCTTCTTGGCCTAAAATACCGCAACGTAAATTAACTAATGATGGTGATACTATTGACCCTCCATGTATAGTCAAATTAAATGGAACTCCTAGGAATCGTACTATAGTTCAAACGTCGTTAAGTCA ATCTCCTAAATCTACAGTAACTAAAGATAGTGCATACTCTTCTTTTCATCATCAGAAAACTACTTCAAGTATGTACACTTTGAGGAAATTTCCTGGTTACGTCGATCCTcgttttaaaaa cagAGTGACAAATATTAAGAAGAATCAAGTTACATCAACTGAATCATTACAGAAAGAAGTGGATCAATCTAATATTACTACTTTTACAGAACATCTACAtacagaagaaacagaaaaattaatgcCTGAGAG ggAAAAAACTAAAATAGAGAAAGGACAAAAGCTtcatgaagaaaaagaaattaaatcaacACAAAATTATAAGGCAAATCATATCcttgatattaataaagaattacTATTAGAAAAAACTCATTGCACAAAAAACTCAGAATTAAAAAGACAAGATTATATTTCAGAAGGtggcaataaaaatgaaattacaggAAAAGATGAATGTGTGAAGAATGTGAACTCTTTTGAACATATATCAAAATCGATAGTTAATGATGCAAATACTCAGGTGGACATCACTTCTATGCCAGTACAA GAAAGTAATGGGCAGTTGTTTTTTGTGTTAGACAAAAAACTGCAATCACATCCTCTAAGTGCAATTACTGTTCCTCAAGAATATGTAAATCAGTGCTATAATGTACAACTTCCAATTCTCGCAATGCAAGTATCTACTACAGGAACAAGTAATGTGATACAACAATGTATAAATCATTCGGAATACCAGAACCAAACCAAAACTTCACCTTTAATGAAGGAAGAATCTGAGCACCATATTCATTCAAACCAGGCACAGAATAAAAGCAAATCCCTCATTaaca atattaaagaaaaggaTATCTATGAGAGAAAAAACACATTAGCGGTACaaagtaaagaagaaaatagaaaaagttgTTTCACACCAGACTTTCCAGAAAATTCAGCTGTTTCTGAAAAATTgccaaatttaaatattcagaaaGAACAACAAGAATCTAGCGATTCCGAATATTATATTcccgatataaataaaagaaacatacaTAATAATGTTTTCCAGTgtttaaaaatgagaaaaatgacATGTGATGCAAGTGGTGAAGAAACAACAGATTCTGAAgttattagaaaaagaattatatttaaaaaagaatttattgatACAAATGAATCCACAAAGAaaggtaataatattaatactgaCGCTATACATGATAATATCAAAGCTTTAGCTCACAATCatgataaagtaaattatatatcaaaaaatacTGATCAAAATCAAtctttatatcaaaattacaaaatcggTATCTGTGAGACAAAAGGTAGAAATAAATCCGAGCAATATttatcttctaaaaaaaatgGATGTACCAGGAAACTTTGTCGCAATTCAGAACCATATATCACATTTAAGCAAAAAAAGACATCAGCAAAATTTTCTAGGAAAGCTAGAtcttattttcaaaagaattcTCATTCAGCATTAGTAGATTCTGATTATACTTTAGTATGGCCTAATTGTCAATATAGCAAATACAAACGCAATCatacaaatattcataaattcagTAAGTATAAGGCAAGAAATATGactcaacatttttattctgttcCTACACACAAACTAAATACGAATACACAAATTAGTAATGTCTCGAATcttattgaacaaaattatttgcaaagcAATAAACATATAGATTCAAGGGAAGAAGTTACTAAAAGTTTATCACGGGCATGTTTGCTAAGAGAACATTACAAGTATGAAATTTCTCCAAGATCAAATACAgatgataaatttgaaagatcAAAAGGTATTTCACCAAAAACCCAAGAATTGCTAAATAAAAGTTACTGGGagtattataacaaattgagacacaaaataaagaatacaaGTAGTATAGAACAgcaatattcatataatttaacaatggATACAcctgaagaaagaaataaagggaAAGTAAATGAAGTATATGATCAGGAATTAAGAGGTCAATTAGAAGTAAATCCTGAACTTCAAACGTTAAAACAATGCACAGCTCTTTCTACTATGATTAATAAAGCATT AGACTCGAATCTTGAATCAAATATTGTGCAAACAGaacaattatacataaatgataatatGAAAACATCATTAAATCATATAGTCAGTGCGCAAAATTCTAATACAAAGAAGATTTCACATTTAACTACAGATGAATCTGTTACTAATAAAGTAAGATGTAATGGATATAAAacgaatgataaaaaatttttggAACTTAAATCCATTA ttttttttgGTGGTATGatgtatattctaataatatttttaccaatGTTGTATgactatttttattacgaagaatATGATGACTACTATGAAAATTTAAGTTATTTGGAACTGGTAgtggaatatattttctcttcatttAAAGAAGCATTTGGAGGTGTATTCAATggtttaaaacaaatttttttttatcca CATGCATGTAAGAAATGCACCAATATCACATAA